From the genome of Gemmatimonadaceae bacterium:
GGGTCAGGGAGCACTATGGGGTTCGCGACTCGCTGAAGGCCGACGCTGCGAAGTTCTCGGCGTACTTCAACCTCGACAACGGCACCGGCGCCATTCGCGGCGTGTTCGAGCAAGGCAACGCGGCGGCGGCTCCCATCTTCAACGCCTGGATGAAGCCGTTCGAAGACAAGGGCGTGACAACCGTGACGTTGTCCAACACCGGTGGTACCGATCACCTGTCTTTTGACGGCATTGGTCTGCCCGGCTTCCAGTTCATTCAGGATGAAGTGGAATACGGCACCCGGACACACCACTCCAACATGGACACCTACGAGCGCGTGCAGGAGGCCGACATGAAACTCAACTCGGCGGTCATCGCCTCATTTGTGTATCACGCGGCGAATCGCGCGGGGTTGTTTCCGCGCAAGACTCCGATCACGCCGTAGTCATTCGCTGCGTGCCCGTCCACGACTCGTCCGGGGCGAGGACAATCGGATGCTGAATAGCGGCGGCTTCGACACACAGCATCCCCTGTTCCTCGCCCTCGGCGAAGTCGGCACGCGAGCGAGTACCTTCAATACCCGGATTCCACACGACCGCTTCGGGGAATCCGCTCTTCTCAATGATGATGGACCGCGCTCCATCGCGAATGACCAGTCGGTCTGGTGCGTTGGAGTAAATGCGGTCCAGCGGACCGGTGATCTGAAGCACTGGTGCCGCCTCCACGACCATTTGTCCTTCCAACAGGCTGTCGCGATAGCGACAGCCTGAGAGCCCCTCAACGCGCGTTGTGAACGCATCGCGGACGGCGAAGTAGGGATGAAAGGCGGCCGTAAACGCGATGGGTGAGGTATCCGTGTTGCGAATGGTCATCGCCACGGCCAGTGCGACGCCCTCGACCACGATAGACAGGTCGGCAGAAAACGCGTGCGGCCACTGTGTCCGCGTGTCGTCGGAGTCTGACAAATGCAGCTGACCGCGACCGGCACCAGCGAAGGTCCTGGACCCATCCACCGTCCATCGGCACAGCCGAGCGAAGCCATGCTGGCGCAGCGATCCGAATGCCCCGAACTGCGGAAAGATCACAGGGATTCCGCCGCGAATGGCCTTGCCGGGACCATAGGTGGAGCGCGCGCTGACGAACAAGCGGTTTTCGTGTTCAGTGGCGGGAACCCACGAGGTGACATGTCCGCCGTCGAGCGCAATGGTGGCGTGGGCGCCATCGGGCGACCTGAGGTGCAGTGACGGGAACTCCGTGGGAATCATGGGCGGCCACGAATCATGTGGTTGGGGCAGGTGCCTCGCGGGGCACGGCATCATGCCGTAAGATAGGCGCCATGCCCGGATCTCCCGCCCCCTCGGAACTGGAAACCCGACTGTCCGGTCGCTATCGGGTTGAACGATTGCTGGGACGGGGCGGCATGGGTGCCGTGTATCTGGCCCGCGACCTGCAGCTTGATCGACTGGTGGCGATCAAGGAACTGCCGGAGGAGTTCGCCAACGATCCCGCGCTGCGCGAGCGGTTCCTGCGCGAAGTGAAGGTGGCGGCGAGCTTTTCGCATCCGAATATTGTGCCCGTGTATGCGGTCGAGGAGCACGGGCAGTCGTTGGCCTTCGTGATGGGATTTGTGGAGGGGGAAAGTCTGGCGGAGCGCGTCCGGCGCGCCGGACCGTTGTCCGTGCGGGAGACGGTTCGGCTGTTGCTGGACGTCGCGTACGCGCTGGCGTATGCGCACGGACGCGGCGTGGTCCATCGCGACATCAAGCCCGATAACATCATGATCGAGCGCGCAACGGGGCGCGCGCTCCTCATGGATTTTGGCGTAGCGAGATCGATCGGCGCCGCGCCCGCTTCGCAACCCGGAATGACACGCGTGGGTGAAGTGGTCGGCACCCCGGAGTACATGAGCCCCGAGCAGGCCACTGGCGAGGAGCTGGACGGTCGCAGCGATCTGTATTCGCTGGGATTGGTGGCGCATTTTGGCGTGACCGGCACGGTGGCGTTTGGTGGTGAGAGCGCGGCCCGCGTGCTGGTGCGCCAACTCACCGAGGCCTTGCCACCGATGGTCTCGGTGCGTGGTGATTTGCCACCGGCGCTGGCCACGGCGATTGATCGTTGTCTCACGAAGGAACGCACTCAACGATACGCCAGTGCGGCTGCGCTCATCGAGGCGCTCGATGCGGCGCAGGCCGCCGCCCCCGAGATCC
Proteins encoded in this window:
- a CDS encoding D-hexose-6-phosphate mutarotase, with protein sequence MIPTEFPSLHLRSPDGAHATIALDGGHVTSWVPATEHENRLFVSARSTYGPGKAIRGGIPVIFPQFGAFGSLRQHGFARLCRWTVDGSRTFAGAGRGQLHLSDSDDTRTQWPHAFSADLSIVVEGVALAVAMTIRNTDTSPIAFTAAFHPYFAVRDAFTTRVEGLSGCRYRDSLLEGQMVVEAAPVLQITGPLDRIYSNAPDRLVIRDGARSIIIEKSGFPEAVVWNPGIEGTRSRADFAEGEEQGMLCVEAAAIQHPIVLAPDESWTGTQRMTTA
- a CDS encoding serine/threonine protein kinase; translation: MPGSPAPSELETRLSGRYRVERLLGRGGMGAVYLARDLQLDRLVAIKELPEEFANDPALRERFLREVKVAASFSHPNIVPVYAVEEHGQSLAFVMGFVEGESLAERVRRAGPLSVRETVRLLLDVAYALAYAHGRGVVHRDIKPDNIMIERATGRALLMDFGVARSIGAAPASQPGMTRVGEVVGTPEYMSPEQATGEELDGRSDLYSLGLVAHFGVTGTVAFGGESAARVLVRQLTEALPPMVSVRGDLPPALATAIDRCLTKERTQRYASAAALIEALDAAQAAAPEIPLAIRLFANDLNMLLLVLLFATLFGLTSLGVLSRAQRNLTPLLPSLAMMAVLAGRVLQSRSEIRRIRADGFTSQEIHRGLVAVLAEREARRQQLRANAIVVRQRRYTARMAIVLLLGAVGMFVGGLATRYVVDGRDITPPLGIVLIFSGIISFGFGMVLFVRNPLKAPADERFFRRIWLGPVGRRILGISGAVAISNPARRVAAPAPMAPGVTADARITALEARVTRLERDIQAP